In Cervus canadensis isolate Bull #8, Minnesota chromosome 6, ASM1932006v1, whole genome shotgun sequence, one DNA window encodes the following:
- the SORD gene encoding sorbitol dehydrogenase: MAAAKPENLSLVVHGPGDLRLENYPIPEPGPNEVLLKMHSVGICGSDVHYWQHGRIGDFVVKKPMVLGHEASGTVVKVGSLVRHLQPGDRVAIEPGAPRETDEFCKIGRYNLSPTIFFCATPPDDGNLCRFYKHNANFCYKLPDNVTFEEGALIEPLSVGIHACRRAGVTLGNKVLVCGAGPIGLVSLLAAKAMGAAQVVVTDLSASRLSKAKEVGADFILQISNESPQEIAKKVEGLLGSKPEVTIECTGVETSIQAGIYATHSGGTLVLVGLGSEMTSVPLVHAATREVDIKGVFRYCNTWPMAISMLASKSVNVKPLVTHRFPLEKALEAFETSKKGLGLKVMIKCDPNDQNP; the protein is encoded by the exons ATGGCGGCGGCCAAGCCCGAGAACCTCTCCCTGGTGGTGCACGGACCCGGAGACTTGCGCTTG gaaaaCTATCCTATCCCTGAACCAGGCCCAAACG AGGTGCTTCTGAAGATGCATTCTGTTGGAATTTGTGGCTCAGATGTCCATTACTGGCAGCATGGTCGAATTGGAGATTTTGTTGTGAAAAAGCCAATGGTGCTGGGGCATGAAGCTTCAGGAACAGTTGTAAAAGTGGGATCATTGGTCAGGCACCTACAACCAG GTGATCGTGTTGCCATCGAGCCTGGTGCTCCTCGAGAAACTGATGAGTTCTGCAAGATTGGCCGATACAATCTGTCACCTACCATCTTCTTCTGCGCCACGCCCCCCGATGATGGGAACCTCTGCCGGTTCTACAAGCACAATGCTAACTTCTGCTACAA GCTTCCTGACAATGTCACCTTTGAGGAAGGGGCCCTGATCGAGCCACTGTCTGTGGGGATCCATGCCTGCCGGCGAGCTGGAGTCACCCTGGGGAACAAGGTCCTTGTGTGTGGAGCTG GGCCAATTGGACTGGTCAGTTTGCTTGCAGCCAAGGCAATGGGTGCAGCTCAAGTGGTGGTGACTG ATCTGTCAGCCTCTCGGTTGTCTAAAGCCAAGGAAGTCGGGGCTGATTTCATCCTCCAGATCTCCAACGAGAGCCCTCAGGAAATAGCCAAGAAAGTGGAAGGCCTGCTGGGCAGCAAGCCAGAAGTCACAATTGAGTGCACAGGGGTGGAGAcctccatccaggctggcatCTAC GCTACTCATTCTGGTGGGACCCTGGTGCTGGTGGGGCTGGGCTCTGAGATGACCAGCGTGCCCCTTGTGCATGCAGCCACCAGGGAGGTGGACATCAAGGGCGTGTTTCGATACTGCAATAC ATGGCCGATGGCGATTTCAATGCTTGCATCCAAGTCTGTGAATGTAAAGCCCTTGGTCACCCATCGGTTTCCTCTGGAGAAAGCTCTGGAGGCCTTTGAAACATCCAAAAAGGGTTTGGGGTTGAAAGTCATGATCAAGTGTGACCCCAACGACCAGAATCCATGA